A single genomic interval of Caballeronia sp. SL2Y3 harbors:
- a CDS encoding MFS transporter yields MEIRPKERIFRQIPRSVWVLGCVSLLMDVSSEIIHSLLPMFLLVGLGASATTIGLIEGLAEATAPIVKVFSGALSDYLRNRKWLAVAGYALGALSKPLFAIAPTIGVVLGARVIDRVGKGIRGAPRDALVADVTPPHLRGAAYGLRQSLDTVGAFLGPLLAVGIMLVSSDDYRLAFWIAVIPGLLAVALLVTGIKEPAHAQYAQDAKGANPIRWRNLVEMGSGYWWVVAVGAVFSLARFSEAFLVLRAMQSGVPTALVPLVMVVMNAVYALCAYPFGKLADRVSHTRLLIGGLGVLIAADIVLAQGTHWGVVVAGVALWGMHMGITQGLLSAMVAHAAPAHSRGTAFGFFNLFSGSVTLLSSTVAGAIWDRVSPAATFYVGAGFCVATILLLCLGRQRRLR; encoded by the coding sequence ATGGAAATTCGACCGAAAGAACGTATCTTTCGCCAGATACCGCGGAGCGTCTGGGTGCTCGGATGCGTCAGCCTGCTCATGGACGTGTCGTCGGAGATCATTCATAGCCTGCTTCCGATGTTCCTGCTCGTCGGACTCGGCGCTAGTGCCACGACGATTGGCCTGATCGAAGGCCTCGCGGAAGCCACCGCGCCCATCGTCAAGGTGTTCTCCGGCGCCCTGAGCGATTACCTTCGGAACCGCAAGTGGCTCGCCGTCGCCGGCTACGCCCTCGGGGCATTGAGCAAGCCGCTGTTCGCCATCGCGCCGACGATCGGCGTCGTCCTCGGCGCCCGTGTCATCGATCGTGTCGGGAAAGGCATCCGGGGCGCGCCGCGCGATGCGCTCGTTGCAGACGTCACGCCGCCGCATCTGCGCGGCGCCGCCTACGGATTGCGTCAGTCTCTCGACACCGTCGGAGCATTCCTCGGCCCGCTGCTCGCGGTCGGCATCATGCTCGTCTCGTCCGACGACTATCGCCTTGCATTCTGGATCGCGGTCATACCGGGATTGCTCGCCGTTGCGCTGCTCGTAACGGGCATCAAGGAACCCGCGCACGCGCAATATGCGCAGGACGCGAAAGGCGCGAATCCGATCCGCTGGCGCAACCTCGTCGAAATGGGCAGTGGCTACTGGTGGGTCGTCGCCGTGGGCGCGGTATTCTCGCTGGCGCGCTTCAGCGAAGCGTTTCTCGTTCTCCGCGCGATGCAAAGCGGCGTGCCCACGGCGCTCGTTCCTCTCGTCATGGTCGTCATGAATGCGGTCTACGCTCTCTGTGCCTACCCATTCGGCAAGCTCGCGGACAGAGTCAGTCATACCCGGTTGTTGATCGGCGGCCTCGGCGTTCTCATCGCCGCCGACATCGTGCTCGCGCAGGGGACGCACTGGGGCGTGGTCGTCGCGGGTGTCGCGCTTTGGGGCATGCATATGGGCATCACGCAGGGCTTGCTCTCGGCCATGGTCGCGCACGCTGCGCCGGCTCACTCGCGCGGAACGGCGTTCGGCTTCTTCAACTTGTTCAGCGGGAGCGTCACGTTGCTATCCAGCACCGTTGCCGGCGCGATATGGGATCGAGTCAGTCCCGCAGCGACGTTCTACGTCGGTGCCGGGTTTTGCGTCGCCACGATATTGCTGCTTTGCTTGGGCCGCCAACGTCGGCTTCGGTGA
- the fabI gene encoding enoyl-ACP reductase FabI produces the protein MTPTSPQPILRDAKALITGIANEHSIAYGCAKAFRELGATLAITYANDKARPYVEPLAKDLDASLFMPLDASRQTELEDVFERIDKEWGGLDILVHSIAWAPKEDLQGQLLDSSSEGFARAMDISCHSFVRMARLAAPLMKNGGTMLTMSYHGANKVVPTYNVMGPVKAALEACARYLAYERGPKGIRVHAISPGPLKTRAASGLKDFDVLLTEAAQRAPLGELVDIMDVGFTCAFLATPYARRLSGETLYIDGGVNIMA, from the coding sequence ATGACACCGACCTCGCCGCAGCCCATTCTCCGCGACGCAAAGGCCCTCATCACCGGCATCGCGAATGAACATTCGATTGCATACGGATGCGCGAAAGCGTTTCGCGAACTCGGCGCGACGCTTGCGATCACCTATGCCAACGACAAGGCAAGACCCTATGTCGAGCCGCTTGCGAAAGACCTCGACGCCTCGCTCTTCATGCCGCTCGATGCATCGCGGCAGACCGAACTCGAAGACGTGTTCGAACGGATCGACAAGGAATGGGGCGGACTCGATATCCTCGTCCATTCCATTGCATGGGCGCCCAAGGAGGACTTACAGGGCCAGTTGCTCGACAGTTCCAGCGAAGGCTTCGCCCGTGCGATGGACATTTCCTGCCACTCGTTCGTACGGATGGCGCGACTGGCCGCACCCCTGATGAAAAACGGCGGCACCATGCTCACCATGAGCTATCACGGCGCGAACAAGGTGGTGCCCACCTACAACGTCATGGGGCCGGTCAAGGCGGCGCTGGAAGCCTGCGCCCGTTATCTCGCCTATGAACGGGGGCCGAAGGGCATACGGGTGCACGCCATCTCGCCGGGTCCGCTCAAGACGAGGGCCGCCTCCGGTCTGAAGGACTTCGACGTGCTGCTGACCGAGGCGGCCCAGCGCGCGCCGCTCGGCGAACTCGTCGACATCATGGATGTGGGCTTCACCTGCGCGTTCCTCGCGACGCCTTATGCGCGCCGTCTGTCGGGCGAGACCTTGTATATCGATGGCGGCGTGAACATCATGGCGTGA
- a CDS encoding acetate/propionate family kinase, producing MADVILVLNAGSSSIKFRAFGVDGTTMHLVLRGQVDGLGTAPRFSATDHAGHTTTQDMGAHAGIDHEGAIEHIGAFLRSHGEGHRLIAVGHRVVHGGQKYAGPVRVTPAVLDELDKLVPLAPLHQPHNLNPIRIIARTRPELPQVACFDTAFHRSASEVAQAYALPASITEKGVRRYGFHGLSYEYIASVLPRLAPAAASGRTVVAHLGNGASMCAMAGGKSVASTMGFTAVDGLLMGTRCGNLDPGVILYLMSELKMDTRQIEDLIYRQSGLLGVSGMSSDMRALLASDAPRARFAIDMYTYRIARELGSLVAAMQGIDALVFTAGVGENASIIRERVVRDTAWLGIELDHAANASGGPCISAASSKATVWVIPTNEELMIGQHTLAAINATASSGDTMPLPA from the coding sequence ATGGCCGACGTCATTCTGGTACTGAACGCAGGGTCGTCCAGCATCAAGTTCCGCGCTTTCGGCGTGGACGGCACGACGATGCATCTCGTGTTGCGTGGACAGGTCGACGGACTGGGCACAGCGCCGCGTTTCAGCGCGACCGACCACGCCGGTCACACGACGACGCAGGACATGGGCGCGCACGCGGGCATCGATCACGAGGGCGCGATCGAGCATATCGGCGCGTTCTTGCGCAGCCACGGCGAAGGGCATCGTCTTATCGCCGTCGGTCATCGCGTGGTGCATGGCGGCCAGAAGTATGCGGGGCCCGTGCGAGTGACGCCAGCGGTGCTGGACGAACTCGACAAACTGGTGCCGCTCGCACCGTTGCACCAGCCGCATAACCTGAACCCGATCCGCATCATCGCGCGCACTCGCCCGGAGTTGCCGCAAGTCGCCTGCTTCGATACGGCGTTTCACCGCTCGGCGTCCGAAGTCGCGCAGGCTTACGCGCTGCCCGCCTCGATCACCGAAAAGGGCGTGCGCCGTTACGGCTTCCACGGCCTTTCGTACGAGTACATTGCGAGCGTGCTGCCGCGCCTGGCGCCGGCCGCCGCGAGCGGCCGCACGGTCGTCGCGCATCTCGGCAACGGCGCGAGCATGTGCGCGATGGCAGGCGGCAAGAGCGTCGCGAGCACGATGGGTTTCACCGCGGTCGACGGCCTGCTGATGGGCACGCGCTGCGGCAACCTGGACCCTGGCGTGATCCTTTACCTGATGTCCGAGCTGAAGATGGACACGCGGCAGATTGAAGATCTGATCTACCGGCAGTCGGGCCTGCTCGGCGTGTCGGGCATGTCGAGCGACATGCGCGCGCTGCTTGCGAGCGACGCGCCGCGCGCGCGCTTTGCCATCGACATGTACACGTACCGGATCGCCCGTGAACTGGGTTCGCTCGTAGCCGCGATGCAGGGCATCGACGCGCTCGTTTTCACGGCCGGCGTGGGCGAGAACGCCAGCATCATTCGCGAGCGCGTGGTGCGCGACACCGCGTGGCTCGGGATCGAACTGGACCATGCCGCGAACGCTTCGGGCGGCCCTTGCATCAGCGCGGCGTCGAGCAAGGCGACCGTCTGGGTCATACCGACCAATGAAGAACTCATGATCGGCCAGCATACGCTCGCGGCGATCAACGCAACGGCGTCATCCGGCGACACCATGCCTTTGCCTGCCTGA
- a CDS encoding phosphate acetyltransferase, producing the protein MENNHAKYQRLIEFCKSLAPLQTAVVHPCDPTSIQGAVEAARMGLIAPILVGPKERIEAAAAQAGISIAEYPLVDAPHSHAAASAAVQLVREGKAEALMKGSLHTDELMSAVVNRESGLRTGRRISHCFVMDVPQTEHALIVTDAAINIAPSLDVKMDILQNAIDLGHALHFEQVRVAILSAMETVNPKVPSTIEAAALCKMVDRHQVTGALVDGPLALDNAINLEAARIKQIDSQVAGRANVLMVPDLEAGNMLAKSLSFLAGADAAGIVLGARVPIILTSRADALLTRLASCAVATLVAQARREPNNVLR; encoded by the coding sequence ATGGAAAACAACCATGCGAAGTATCAACGGCTGATCGAGTTCTGCAAGAGCCTGGCCCCGTTGCAGACGGCGGTCGTGCATCCGTGCGATCCCACTTCCATTCAGGGCGCGGTGGAAGCGGCGCGCATGGGGCTGATCGCGCCGATACTGGTCGGACCGAAAGAGCGCATCGAAGCAGCGGCCGCGCAAGCCGGCATCTCCATTGCCGAATACCCGCTCGTCGATGCCCCGCACAGTCATGCCGCGGCTTCGGCCGCCGTGCAACTCGTGCGCGAGGGCAAGGCCGAAGCGTTGATGAAAGGCAGCCTGCATACCGACGAGCTGATGAGTGCGGTCGTCAACCGCGAATCGGGATTGCGCACGGGGCGGCGCATCAGCCACTGCTTCGTCATGGATGTGCCGCAGACCGAGCATGCGCTGATCGTGACCGACGCTGCGATCAACATCGCGCCGTCGCTCGACGTGAAGATGGACATCCTGCAGAACGCTATCGACCTGGGCCACGCGCTGCATTTCGAGCAAGTGCGCGTCGCCATTCTCTCGGCGATGGAAACCGTGAATCCGAAGGTGCCGTCCACGATAGAGGCCGCCGCGCTGTGCAAGATGGTGGACAGACACCAGGTGACGGGCGCGTTGGTGGACGGTCCGCTCGCGCTCGACAACGCGATCAATCTCGAAGCCGCGCGGATCAAGCAGATCGATTCGCAGGTTGCCGGACGCGCCAACGTGCTGATGGTCCCCGATCTCGAAGCGGGCAACATGCTCGCCAAGAGCCTCTCGTTCCTGGCGGGCGCAGACGCGGCCGGCATCGTGCTCGGCGCGCGCGTGCCGATCATTCTGACGAGCCGCGCCGACGCCCTGCTGACGCGCCTCGCCTCGTGCGCGGTCGCCACGCTCGTGGCGCAGGCGAGGCGCGAGCCCAACAACGTGTTGAGGTAG
- a CDS encoding DUF3141 domain-containing protein yields MDAANQLSRSREINAKVARILKARIENAQKNFIDRLHAALGEGGTAPGINARGPTPWDTWTYGLDLIQRSVMFWDTLRERGTAFYERSRQEPKPVLHFDYEFVVDGRQFERPVNYALLKITPPEGVTVDARKRPYLIIDPRAGHGPGIGGFKDDSQAGVALRAGHPVYFVVFFPDPEPGQTLLDVCVAEQQFVKRVRELHPDSDKPALIGNCQGGWAAMMLAASDPGDTGPIVINGAPMSYWSGAWSEGEGDNPMRYAGGLLGGSWLASFAADLGAGKFDGAYLVQNFENLNPANTLWDKYYHLYHNIDTEPPRFLDFERWWGDYYLMNSEEIEWITRNLFVGNKLWSGDVKGASGKAFDLREIRSPIILFASLGDNITPPQQAFNWVADLYGSTEEIKARGQVIVGLMHQHIGHLGIFVSGKVAKKEHTQIVSVLEAIESFAPGLYGMSITERGGTDGQPEYEVEFREYRLEEVAARFNRFEREDEKPFEAVAQISEFNQRAYELFGRPFVQSMSNDTTARMLRAFHPLRFQRWGFSDLNPWLAWLPSAASAVKANRQPAKPDNPWCAAETTGSEMISASLDYYRAMRDAGMEAAFFTIYANLFSLYLADHKAAAETPAKTGAPPRELPFVKDALAAISEGGYTEAIARAAALLARKGEPLPLSRLITRKELAQAYADYLPEVPPDQWRRIRGEQEIIVSFEPEQALATLPTLIADKNDRARFVTLLDALMTDERVQSTSPTDAQRAMLDRICEILTAKPARGRTSAALARP; encoded by the coding sequence ATGGACGCAGCAAACCAATTGTCACGCAGTCGGGAGATCAACGCGAAGGTTGCGCGCATCCTGAAGGCACGCATCGAAAACGCGCAGAAGAACTTCATCGATCGGTTGCACGCCGCGCTCGGTGAAGGCGGCACGGCGCCCGGCATCAATGCGCGTGGTCCTACTCCCTGGGACACCTGGACCTACGGGCTCGACTTGATTCAGCGTTCCGTCATGTTCTGGGATACGCTGCGCGAGCGCGGCACCGCATTCTACGAACGAAGCCGGCAGGAGCCGAAACCGGTGCTTCACTTCGACTACGAGTTCGTCGTCGACGGCCGCCAGTTCGAGAGGCCCGTCAATTACGCGCTTCTCAAGATCACACCGCCCGAAGGCGTGACCGTGGACGCACGCAAGCGCCCGTACCTGATCATCGACCCGCGTGCGGGACATGGCCCGGGCATCGGCGGCTTCAAGGACGATTCGCAAGCCGGTGTCGCGCTGCGAGCGGGACATCCCGTGTATTTCGTCGTTTTCTTTCCCGACCCCGAACCGGGTCAGACACTGCTCGACGTCTGCGTGGCCGAGCAACAGTTCGTGAAGCGGGTGCGCGAGCTGCATCCGGACAGTGACAAGCCCGCGCTCATCGGCAACTGCCAGGGCGGCTGGGCCGCGATGATGCTCGCTGCTTCCGATCCCGGCGACACCGGTCCCATCGTGATCAACGGCGCGCCGATGTCTTACTGGAGCGGCGCGTGGAGCGAAGGCGAAGGCGACAACCCGATGCGCTATGCGGGCGGATTGCTCGGCGGCTCGTGGCTCGCGTCGTTCGCCGCGGACCTCGGGGCCGGCAAGTTCGACGGCGCGTATCTGGTGCAGAACTTCGAGAACCTCAATCCCGCCAACACGCTGTGGGACAAGTACTACCACCTGTATCACAACATTGATACGGAACCGCCGCGCTTTCTCGACTTCGAACGCTGGTGGGGCGACTACTATCTGATGAATAGCGAGGAGATCGAGTGGATCACGCGCAACCTCTTCGTCGGCAACAAGCTCTGGTCGGGCGATGTCAAAGGCGCAAGCGGCAAGGCATTCGATCTGCGCGAGATCCGCTCGCCGATCATTTTGTTCGCGTCGCTGGGCGATAACATCACGCCGCCGCAACAGGCCTTCAACTGGGTCGCGGACCTGTACGGCAGCACCGAGGAAATCAAGGCGCGCGGCCAGGTGATCGTCGGTCTGATGCATCAGCATATCGGCCATCTCGGCATCTTCGTGTCGGGCAAAGTGGCGAAGAAGGAACACACGCAGATCGTCTCCGTGCTCGAAGCCATCGAATCGTTTGCGCCGGGTCTGTACGGAATGTCGATAACCGAACGCGGAGGCACCGACGGCCAACCCGAATACGAGGTCGAGTTTCGCGAGTATCGGCTCGAAGAAGTGGCGGCTCGCTTCAACCGCTTCGAGCGCGAAGACGAGAAGCCCTTCGAGGCCGTGGCCCAGATCTCCGAATTCAACCAGCGTGCCTATGAACTCTTCGGGCGTCCGTTCGTGCAGTCGATGTCGAACGATACGACAGCCCGCATGCTGCGCGCCTTCCATCCGCTGCGCTTTCAGCGTTGGGGGTTTTCGGACCTGAATCCGTGGCTCGCGTGGCTGCCGTCGGCGGCCAGCGCCGTGAAAGCCAACCGCCAGCCCGCGAAGCCGGATAACCCGTGGTGCGCAGCGGAGACGACCGGCTCCGAGATGATCAGCGCATCGCTCGACTATTACCGGGCCATGCGCGACGCCGGCATGGAAGCGGCTTTCTTCACGATCTACGCGAACCTCTTCTCGTTGTATCTCGCCGATCACAAGGCTGCGGCCGAGACCCCGGCGAAGACCGGCGCGCCGCCGCGCGAGCTGCCCTTCGTGAAGGACGCGCTCGCGGCGATCAGCGAAGGCGGCTACACGGAAGCCATTGCGCGCGCAGCGGCGCTTCTTGCACGCAAGGGCGAACCCCTGCCGCTTTCGCGGCTCATCACGCGCAAGGAACTGGCGCAGGCGTATGCGGACTACCTTCCGGAAGTGCCGCCCGATCAATGGCGGCGCATTCGGGGCGAGCAGGAAATCATCGTCAGCTTCGAACCTGAACAGGCGCTCGCAACGTTGCCGACGCTCATCGCGGACAAGAACGATCGCGCGCGCTTCGTCACGCTGCTCGACGCGCTGATGACCGACGAACGGGTTCAAAGCACCAGCCCGACCGACGCGCAGCGGGCCATGCTCGACCGCATCTGCGAGATTCTCACGGCGAAGCCCGCGCGCGGCCGAACCTCCGCTGCACTCGCACGGCCGTAG
- a CDS encoding ATP-binding protein, with the protein MRLDVHNLGEPIPAESLSDMFDPLKRLPRTGPRPRPSTGGSVTVASSREAGTTVTVRLPKKPSAGGQPRN; encoded by the coding sequence ATGAGGCTCGATGTTCACAATCTCGGCGAGCCGATACCGGCCGAGAGCCTCTCCGACATGTTCGATCCGCTCAAGCGCCTGCCGCGCACTGGCCCGCGTCCGCGCCCGTCGACGGGCGGATCGGTGACGGTGGCATCTTCTCGCGAGGCCGGGACCACCGTCACCGTCAGGTTGCCGAAGAAGCCGTCGGCAGGCGGGCAGCCGCGGAACTGA
- the hfq gene encoding RNA chaperone Hfq, whose protein sequence is MSDAVSTPQHEFLNALRKQRKRVSVFLVSGIKLTGEIQSFDTYMVYLNAATGAQAIFKRAISTISEDQGRPQHSERHERPDRPERRARPGRRVP, encoded by the coding sequence ATGTCCGACGCCGTTTCAACCCCGCAGCACGAGTTCCTGAATGCGCTGCGAAAACAGCGAAAGCGCGTCTCCGTCTTCCTGGTCAGCGGCATAAAGCTGACAGGCGAGATTCAATCATTCGATACGTACATGGTCTACCTGAACGCCGCGACCGGCGCGCAGGCGATCTTCAAGCGAGCCATTTCGACGATCAGCGAGGATCAGGGTCGCCCTCAGCACTCCGAGCGCCATGAGCGCCCTGATCGCCCGGAGCGGCGCGCGCGCCCTGGGCGACGAGTGCCGTGA
- a CDS encoding PRC-barrel domain-containing protein, whose product MKSLRCLVLATAIGAVSLGAHAQVAGTQPLSVTVQQSQALLQGWSTKKSILGKAVYNNENAKIGSIKDLVISPDATVSAAIISTGGFLGVATHDVAVPISSLELRDGNFYLPGATKDALKNTPEFEYNKVKAPAKPRKLKETQ is encoded by the coding sequence ATGAAATCGCTGCGATGCCTCGTACTAGCCACCGCTATCGGCGCTGTGAGCCTTGGCGCTCACGCACAGGTCGCCGGGACACAGCCTCTGAGTGTGACTGTCCAGCAATCTCAGGCGTTGCTGCAGGGCTGGAGCACGAAGAAGAGCATTCTCGGCAAGGCCGTGTACAACAACGAGAACGCGAAGATCGGCTCCATCAAGGACTTGGTGATCTCGCCTGACGCGACCGTCTCAGCAGCAATCATCTCGACCGGTGGTTTCCTCGGCGTCGCGACGCATGACGTGGCGGTCCCGATTTCGTCGCTGGAATTGCGCGACGGCAATTTCTATCTGCCCGGCGCGACGAAGGACGCGCTAAAGAACACGCCTGAATTCGAGTACAACAAGGTGAAGGCGCCGGCCAAGCCTCGTAAGCTGAAAGAGACGCAGTAA
- a CDS encoding sodium:proton antiporter — protein MTIEAVWFLIVGALMVLMALGRKMVERLPMTGAMVYLVVGFVLGPACAGLLNIDVERDVRLLRTLTGAGLMVSLFAIGMYLRVELSRPLWRLTLRLAGPAMLITIATMFAAARWGLGLAAGPALLLASALAPTDPVLANELRVEEAGDDEPLRFALSSEGGLNDGAASPMVFIALALCGIGSLGSGDPWTFALAIAWGLASAAICGWALGTGVVVLVTKLRTKYDHALGLEGFLALGLVALAYGATLIVDGYAFIAVFAAGVALRRQEMKATGDKPPSEVLESVERGQREEAAKDPETAHAYIAENMMGFSVEIERFVELGLMVIIGSVVSAHWRELIQWPVIWPVLFLFLVARPLGSTLSLVGSSMDRHQRLLSGWLGLRGVGAFYYLLFSLEKAGHDRVGPLVPIILAAIVLSVFLHGATATTLLDRYLSRKQSA, from the coding sequence ATGACGATCGAAGCCGTTTGGTTCCTGATCGTCGGGGCATTGATGGTGCTGATGGCGCTGGGCCGCAAGATGGTCGAGCGGCTGCCGATGACCGGCGCAATGGTGTACCTCGTCGTCGGCTTCGTCCTCGGTCCGGCGTGCGCCGGGCTGCTCAACATCGACGTCGAGCGCGACGTGCGCCTGCTTCGCACGCTGACCGGAGCGGGGCTTATGGTCTCGCTGTTCGCCATCGGAATGTATCTGCGCGTCGAGCTTTCGAGGCCGCTCTGGCGACTGACCTTGCGCCTCGCCGGACCGGCGATGCTGATTACCATCGCGACCATGTTCGCCGCCGCGCGGTGGGGCCTCGGCCTCGCGGCAGGCCCTGCGTTGCTGCTGGCGTCTGCGCTCGCTCCGACCGATCCGGTGCTGGCCAACGAGTTGCGCGTCGAAGAAGCGGGCGACGATGAACCCCTGCGCTTCGCCCTGTCATCGGAAGGCGGACTCAACGACGGCGCGGCCTCCCCGATGGTCTTCATCGCGCTCGCGCTTTGCGGAATCGGCAGTCTCGGCAGCGGAGATCCGTGGACCTTCGCCCTTGCGATCGCGTGGGGACTGGCGAGCGCAGCGATATGCGGTTGGGCGTTGGGCACCGGTGTGGTCGTGCTCGTGACGAAGCTGCGCACGAAGTACGACCATGCGCTCGGGCTCGAAGGCTTTCTTGCGCTCGGACTCGTTGCGCTGGCCTACGGTGCGACCCTGATCGTCGATGGCTACGCGTTCATTGCGGTCTTCGCCGCCGGTGTCGCGCTGCGACGGCAGGAAATGAAGGCGACGGGCGACAAACCGCCGAGCGAGGTGTTGGAATCGGTCGAGCGCGGGCAGCGGGAGGAAGCGGCCAAAGATCCGGAAACGGCTCACGCGTATATCGCGGAGAACATGATGGGCTTCTCGGTCGAGATCGAACGCTTCGTCGAACTGGGGCTGATGGTCATTATCGGCAGCGTCGTGTCGGCGCACTGGCGCGAGCTGATCCAATGGCCGGTTATTTGGCCGGTCCTGTTTCTATTCCTTGTGGCCCGGCCGCTTGGCAGTACTCTGTCTCTCGTCGGCTCGTCGATGGACCGGCATCAGCGGCTTCTGTCCGGATGGCTGGGCCTGCGCGGCGTCGGCGCGTTCTACTATCTGCTGTTTTCGCTCGAGAAGGCCGGGCACGACCGCGTGGGGCCGCTCGTGCCGATCATTCTGGCGGCCATCGTACTTTCGGTCTTTCTGCATGGCGCGACAGCGACTACTCTCCTCGATCGCTATCTCAGCCGGAAGCAATCTGCCTGA
- a CDS encoding tetratricopeptide repeat protein, giving the protein MQDDGYSLRDVQRMLGVSRSVVERMIAAGLVSPASGEKRERRFTFQDIVMLRTAHALRVAGVSPMKIVRALDHLRKNWGREGSLTGVRVAAVGDRVAVRDEASRQWDAETGQLLLDFEQAKAPGNVASMQAPREQRAREEAVELFRRARALEDDDLDAAEAAYRQALERAPDYTDASLNLGGILMDSERFDEAIAVYQDALAYRANDPVLLFNIGVALEDSGRFREALQFYERCIEHDPEFADAHYNAARIHEELGEATLAIRHFNQFRRLQKL; this is encoded by the coding sequence ATGCAAGACGACGGCTACAGCCTTCGCGACGTGCAACGCATGCTCGGCGTATCGCGCAGCGTCGTCGAACGCATGATCGCGGCGGGTCTGGTGTCACCGGCGAGCGGTGAAAAACGCGAGCGGCGCTTCACCTTTCAGGACATCGTCATGCTCAGGACCGCGCATGCCCTGCGCGTGGCTGGCGTCTCGCCGATGAAGATCGTCCGCGCGCTCGACCACCTTCGCAAAAACTGGGGGCGTGAAGGATCGCTCACTGGCGTGCGCGTGGCTGCGGTCGGCGACCGGGTCGCGGTGCGGGACGAGGCAAGCCGCCAGTGGGATGCGGAGACCGGCCAGTTGCTGCTGGATTTCGAGCAGGCGAAGGCGCCGGGAAACGTCGCCTCCATGCAAGCGCCGCGCGAGCAGCGGGCGCGCGAAGAAGCCGTCGAATTGTTCCGGCGGGCACGTGCTCTTGAGGACGACGATCTCGATGCCGCCGAAGCGGCCTACCGGCAAGCGCTCGAACGCGCGCCCGACTATACCGATGCATCGCTGAACCTCGGCGGCATCCTCATGGACAGCGAGCGGTTCGACGAGGCGATAGCGGTGTACCAAGACGCGCTGGCATACCGGGCGAACGACCCGGTGCTGCTTTTCAACATTGGGGTGGCGCTCGAAGATTCGGGCCGCTTTCGCGAGGCACTGCAGTTCTACGAGCGTTGCATCGAACACGACCCCGAGTTTGCGGATGCCCACTACAACGCCGCGCGCATCCACGAAGAACTGGGCGAAGCGACCTTGGCGATTCGCCACTTCAATCAGTTTCGCAGACTGCAGAAGCTCTGA
- a CDS encoding Ku protein: protein MAARSIASMTLSFGLVSVPVKVYAATESKSGVGFNLMHKDCGTRLKQQYVCPHDGKVVERADMVKGYEFEKEKYVIFEKSELDALEASASHTIDIVSFMPTEAIDPIYLDKPYYLAPDKRGGKPYRLLQKAMNDSGTCALARWTWKGKQHMVQVRASNDGLILQTLLYADEVRSQADIGIEETEIQPTELQLAEQLIEQYRVDSYDAAAYKDEEKERILAEIDKKVAGNKITAAPAVEQPGAQLIDLVEALRASLKKKPSADQPTAARAARKSARTAAPAEEAAEATPAPKRRAVRRAASDDQPAPARKTGTKR, encoded by the coding sequence GTGGCTGCTCGCTCGATTGCGTCCATGACTCTGAGTTTCGGACTCGTCTCCGTCCCGGTGAAAGTCTATGCGGCGACGGAAAGCAAGTCCGGGGTCGGCTTCAACCTGATGCACAAGGACTGCGGCACCCGGCTCAAGCAGCAGTACGTCTGCCCGCACGATGGCAAGGTCGTCGAGCGCGCCGATATGGTCAAGGGCTACGAGTTCGAGAAAGAGAAGTATGTGATCTTCGAGAAGTCCGAGCTCGATGCGCTCGAAGCGAGCGCCAGTCACACCATCGACATCGTCTCGTTCATGCCGACCGAGGCGATCGATCCCATCTACCTCGACAAACCCTACTACCTCGCACCCGACAAGCGCGGCGGCAAACCGTACCGCCTGCTGCAGAAGGCGATGAACGATAGCGGGACCTGCGCGCTCGCCCGTTGGACATGGAAGGGCAAGCAACACATGGTGCAGGTCCGCGCCAGTAACGACGGATTGATCCTTCAGACCCTGCTCTACGCCGACGAGGTGCGCTCGCAGGCCGACATCGGCATCGAAGAGACGGAGATCCAGCCGACCGAGCTACAGCTCGCCGAGCAGTTGATCGAGCAGTATCGCGTCGACAGCTACGACGCAGCCGCGTACAAGGACGAAGAGAAAGAGCGCATCCTCGCCGAGATCGACAAGAAGGTCGCGGGCAACAAGATCACCGCCGCGCCGGCCGTCGAGCAGCCGGGAGCACAACTCATCGACCTTGTCGAAGCGCTGCGGGCGAGCCTGAAGAAGAAGCCGTCTGCCGATCAGCCGACCGCTGCGCGAGCGGCGCGCAAGAGCGCGCGCACCGCCGCGCCGGCGGAAGAAGCGGCCGAAGCCACTCCGGCGCCCAAGCGCCGTGCCGTGCGCCGCGCGGCCAGCGACGACCAACCGGCGCCGGCCCGCAAAACGGGCACGAAGCGGTGA